The nucleotide sequence AATCATTGTCGACATGCACCACATTCAGAAACGAATCGCTGACGTAAAAATCGTTTTGCGGGGATCGCCTGCGTGGTGAAGTGTAGGAAAAATTGAAGTAGTAGCGTTCCTGATCTTTGAAGCCGATAAACTTATTGAGGCTTTTCAGGTATTCGTCAGGGATTACCGATTCAATGATGGTCTCTCCCGTTTCCACATTGAGTACCCGCAGCCGATTGGGAGGCAGCAGGACGGCAAGCTCTGTTTCAGAAATCTGAGCGGAAAGGCTTGTGTTGGAAACTGGTTCGTCGAGCAGGTGCTGATCAGTCAGCGGGTCCCAGAGTCGGACCCGTTTTTCAGTGGTCGATGTCGTTTCGTAGAACAGCTTGCGGCCGAAGACGTGGCGGGACCGACTGTTCAAATCCAGCTCTCCTTTTCGAATCAGTTCTCCTGTAATGGTACTGTAGACATCGTAGTTCGTACGATTAATATTAAACGCAACCAGTGCCTGCTGGTCACCAATCAACCCCTTGCTGGAATCGCTGAGGAAACCCGATTTGGAAGGGATATTCCTGCGTTCCCACAAGACTTTCCCTGTAGCTGGATTTAATCCGAACAGACGATTATCCCATTGGAAAACACAGACACGCGGCCCGGAAGGACCAACGTAAAACAGTGATTGCGAGTTGTTTAAGTCATCGAATTCCTTCGTCCAGAGCGGCGACGAAATATCTTCATTCAGTTGCAGCAGCGAGACTCCATGAATCTTGCGGCTGCTGCCGAGTGGAATGAAATGACCGACGCGGGTATTTTGTGAATGATAGGGATAGGAAATGCGGTCTGACACTTCGATCTTTCCAATCGTCAGCCCCGCGTGTTTGTTGATGACATGCAGCTGTCCCCCGGCTTTCAACAGCAGTTGAGAGATTTCCGGTGGAGGGAGAAACTTACGCTCATAATTTTTATACGTATTTCTGATTTCCGGGGATGGTGTTCCCAGGTCACTCTGGCGAATGATCAGGTGAGAGACCTCGTGTTTCAGTGGCTGCATGGCCTGAAAGATGTTCCAGGTCTGAGAACTGCGATCAAAGCGATTGACATACTGCTTTCCCGTGATATCGGTGTCGAGTATGACTTGCGCATATTTGTTGTCCAGTTCACTGAGTAACGCAGCTGCCTCATGAGGCAGCCCTGCCGCCTGCCAGAGTTCCAGAAGTTCACAGGTGGCATTGGCTGCAATCTGCCCGTCGGGATGACTGCGGTTGAGCATCAGCAGGAATTCTGCCTGTTGGATCTGTCCCTGTTCGGTCAGTCGGGCTGCCAGTCTGCTGCGGACTGCGACTGCCTGTGACCAGCTGCCATAGGTGTCGAGAAACGCCTGCAATGCGGGAATGGAACCATCTTTCAATGCGGCCTGTTGATCATCGGTGATTTTTGCATCCAGTGCTTCGCGGTCTACTCGATCTGCTTTCGCGGTCACTTTTTCCATCAGTCCCGCGATCAGGCTTTTGGTGGTGACCAGGTGATCGGTGTCTCCCGCCATCGCCAGGGGCTGAATGACATCAATGTTCTTAAATTCTTCGGCAACATCCATCAATGCCTGGTAGTTTTCCTGCTCCAGCAGATATCGGGATTTGCGTGAAAGGTAACGACCTCGTTCCTGCGGGGTGGTGGCAAGCCGTTCGAGTTTCGCGAGGATCTGAAATTCATCCTGGGTCGACTGATTCAGTTCGGCATAGAGCAATTCCCGTAAGAGCGACTCAGAACGTGATTTGACATTGGCAGCAGTGGGAATGGAGAGCAGAGTCTCCAGCCTGTGTTGCGCACTGTTTAAATTACCCAGCGCCAGCTCCAGCTCTGCTTTTAGCAGTTGGTTGCCCTGGTTTTGGGGCGAATTCAGACTCTGGTGATCGATCTGAGGTAAGCTGGTCAGCATGGCTTCTGCCTGAGGAAAAGCATCAATCTGCCAGAGCCCCAGTGAGATCACCTTGTCTTGATGGGCAATAATATTTCCGGGATACCAGCTGTGCCTGGACTGGTCATGATTTGATTTCTGCGCAGAGCCCTGATAGGCGTATGCCGCACCCTGACGCAGTTTCTGTTTAAAATCTCTGTTCAGGATCTCTGTGATTTGTGTGGTATTACTCAGGGTAAAGCCAGATTCTTTTCCCGTGGGAATATCGATACTGAGTACGCTCCCCGTTTTGATGGGCAGCAGGTAGTTTTTGTGTGACAGAAATCCTTTACCGGTGACAGGACCGACGTGCAGATGCCAGAGTTCTCTCCCATCTTCGATATGCCGGCCTCGGCAATAGTCAGAGCCGACAATCAGTACTGTCTCGTCGACCACCGCGGCGACATATTCTGCATCTTCGCGGTGAACTTCTTCCCAGAGCGGGAGACCGGTATTTAAATCGACACAATGAATATAGGGGGAGCCTGTCGGAAGATAAAACACGCGATGCTGATCAATTAAGGGGGCACTCGACAGACCGGGATGCCCAAAAGCGAGAGGGCGGTAATACCGTTTCTGTGAAATCCGGCGGTACTGTTCTCCGTCGCCATAATAGTAGTTCCAGAGGAGATCACCATTTGTCGCATCGATGGCGACCAGAGTATCCATCTGGGTTGTGCAGACCAGAACCCCCTGACTGCTGGTTAGCGGACAGTGCATATAGGCGCGGGTACGATCTGTGAAAATCGGTTGATTCACGAATGCAATTCCCTGCTTCCAGTGAATCGCTCCGTTTTGCGGGTTGATACACAGAATAGAGAGTTGACTGTGATGTTCAGCAATGGCGTAAATATAATTTCCGACAGGCAATGGCGCCCCGAGGAAATAGTAACCTTCAATAGTCCATGTCGGTTTTGTCTGCAACTCAGCGGTTTCGCTGCCTGCAGGTGATGCTGTCACGCCTGTCTTCTGGCGGTCTGCAGCAGGTTTCCTGTTCAAAGGAAGTGCCACCAACCGGTTCCCCTTCTGGGACACGAGGGAAAAATGAGACGTCGCTTTCCGCAGTCCCATGTTGACCTGAGCAGGAGGCAGTGTATCTGGCAAATAGTCGATCGCAAATACAGACTGGCCATTGCTGCTGAGGGAACCATAGATGGAGTTATAATTATAAAACTTTTCCAGTGGCAGATTCTGGGAATAGGTTGAATGAGAGGGTGTGTGTTCTTCCAGTTGATCAATCAGCTGGCTGAGGCTGCCGGCACTCTGAAACAGCCAGGCTGTTTTCCCGGAATCCAGATTGACCGCACGAATCCCTTTGAAATCCCGATAAATCACCAGATCATCCACGGCGATGGGCTGGTTCGTCACCGCAGTCGAGAGGTTTTCCCGAAACTGTTTGGTCTCCCAGTTGCGTAAGGTTTCGAGTGGACGGTCTTTGTCGGTCAATCCAATCGGGTGGCTCCAGACCGGGTTCAGATAGGGAAGACTGGCGTCGACGGACTGGTTGCGTTTTGGATTACCCTGTGAAACGGGCCAGTCACTTCTCTGCTGCGAGGAGGCTCCGGTGAGCGAAGTATCCAGAATCTGGAGCGCCTGTTCCAGCCGGAGTGTTTTACCGGACACGATGACTTTTGCTGTCCCGTATGCTTCCAGAATCTGTGTGGTTTTTTCATGCTGATGTGACTGCTGATAGGTTAAAGCGGCTTTCAGTAAATGAACCGGTTCCAGCCGTGACTGTTGCAGACGGCTTTCAAGTAGCAGGTCCCAGTAGCGTGCAGCGAAATCGAAGTTACCCTGTTCCATGTAATGGGTGGCTAAATAATTCAGGGCTTCAAAGCCTGCTCGCAGGGGAAAAAATCGTAATGCCAGCAGTTCATAGAGTCGCAGATCATTTGTCTGCCTTGCCTGCTGCAATAACTGGTTTGCCTGAGGCCCCGAGATACGTTCGTAGTCTGCCAGTGAGC is from Gimesia maris and encodes:
- a CDS encoding PQQ-binding-like beta-propeller repeat protein, translating into MNRLFPPFSGFQFPKNVSTRILLCLGVVLFYPCFYLLSGEKQNRQPLLAFLDPPEQKEVPDQSESDQSVSEEREALIHRIYRNRNLQTQFDRAEQKFQNREFTEGALQLEKLLDHQEDYFFWSDDQPRPVNFRERTRQLYSQFSPRSLADYERISGPQANQLLQQARQTNDLRLYELLALRFFPLRAGFEALNYLATHYMEQGNFDFAARYWDLLLESRLQQSRLEPVHLLKAALTYQQSHQHEKTTQILEAYGTAKVIVSGKTLRLEQALQILDTSLTGASSQQRSDWPVSQGNPKRNQSVDASLPYLNPVWSHPIGLTDKDRPLETLRNWETKQFRENLSTAVTNQPIAVDDLVIYRDFKGIRAVNLDSGKTAWLFQSAGSLSQLIDQLEEHTPSHSTYSQNLPLEKFYNYNSIYGSLSSNGQSVFAIDYLPDTLPPAQVNMGLRKATSHFSLVSQKGNRLVALPLNRKPAADRQKTGVTASPAGSETAELQTKPTWTIEGYYFLGAPLPVGNYIYAIAEHHSQLSILCINPQNGAIHWKQGIAFVNQPIFTDRTRAYMHCPLTSSQGVLVCTTQMDTLVAIDATNGDLLWNYYYGDGEQYRRISQKRYYRPLAFGHPGLSSAPLIDQHRVFYLPTGSPYIHCVDLNTGLPLWEEVHREDAEYVAAVVDETVLIVGSDYCRGRHIEDGRELWHLHVGPVTGKGFLSHKNYLLPIKTGSVLSIDIPTGKESGFTLSNTTQITEILNRDFKQKLRQGAAYAYQGSAQKSNHDQSRHSWYPGNIIAHQDKVISLGLWQIDAFPQAEAMLTSLPQIDHQSLNSPQNQGNQLLKAELELALGNLNSAQHRLETLLSIPTAANVKSRSESLLRELLYAELNQSTQDEFQILAKLERLATTPQERGRYLSRKSRYLLEQENYQALMDVAEEFKNIDVIQPLAMAGDTDHLVTTKSLIAGLMEKVTAKADRVDREALDAKITDDQQAALKDGSIPALQAFLDTYGSWSQAVAVRSRLAARLTEQGQIQQAEFLLMLNRSHPDGQIAANATCELLELWQAAGLPHEAAALLSELDNKYAQVILDTDITGKQYVNRFDRSSQTWNIFQAMQPLKHEVSHLIIRQSDLGTPSPEIRNTYKNYERKFLPPPEISQLLLKAGGQLHVINKHAGLTIGKIEVSDRISYPYHSQNTRVGHFIPLGSSRKIHGVSLLQLNEDISSPLWTKEFDDLNNSQSLFYVGPSGPRVCVFQWDNRLFGLNPATGKVLWERRNIPSKSGFLSDSSKGLIGDQQALVAFNINRTNYDVYSTITGELIRKGELDLNSRSRHVFGRKLFYETTSTTEKRVRLWDPLTDQHLLDEPVSNTSLSAQISETELAVLLPPNRLRVLNVETGETIIESVIPDEYLKSLNKFIGFKDQERYYFNFSYTSPRRRSPQNDFYVSDSFLNVVHVDNDLICIDGKTGQILWSRNLPKRSWVDTSQYQLPFLIFMSKIRTESRTRSYSFLLEILDASTGDTIGFKDNILKDTILQLQIDPRFHKIILQGLHSAIEIDFSDKAKSLDSIFEKPL